Proteins from a genomic interval of Gossypium hirsutum isolate 1008001.06 chromosome A09, Gossypium_hirsutum_v2.1, whole genome shotgun sequence:
- the LOC107890005 gene encoding uncharacterized protein — MVNRREVANVVTSTLTGLIDDNFNENEEEMSGSDVSGSNASESDVSNRIRVNLNGLNMDGIEVGELCDSNDFGRLDSAHESNSDGQNWPEFNLENDMSNPKLKACKDGYRAGCRRIVGLDRCFLKGYYGCYLVAVVGIDANNGIYPLAYAAGLLEAICMLFPNADLHANFKKAGFQTKELKDLLWKAAKASTTRYFEDAIDELKKTNQHAYDWLKEKNPTHWSMPHFSIRSHSDILVNNLSKFFNKREIYSDHDGNNKDQDYVAYCQEETDKWKGMLCPKIKKKLDVNIKDSLRFQVECGPGSQHVVDLVENSHSCRNWDLTGIPCMHAMAIILLKDEFPETYVQTWYTKQTQL, encoded by the exons ATGGTCAATAGAAGAGAAGTTGCCAATGTTGTTACATCCACTCTAACGG GTTTAATTGATGACAATTTTAATGAGAATGAAGAAGAAATGTCTGGTAGCGATGTGTCTGGTAGTAATGCATCTGAAAGTGATGTGTCTAATAGGATAAGAGttaatttaaatggtttaaacATGGATGGTATAGAAGTAGGTGAACTGTGTGATAGTAATGATTTTGGGAGGTTAGATAGTGCACATGAATCTAACTCAGATGGCCAAAATTGGCCTGAGTTCAACCTAGAGAATGACATGAGTAATCCTAAACTTAAG GCATGCAAAGATGGCTATAGGGCTGGTTGTAGGAGGATAGTAGGTTTAGATAGATGTTTTTTGAAGGGCTACTATGGTTGCTACTTGGTTGCAGTTGTTGGGATAGATGCAAATAATGGCATCTATCCTCTTGCATATGCTGCT GGACTTTTAGAAGCAATATGTATGTTGTTTCCTAATGCAGACCTACATGCCAATTTCAAGAAGGCTGGTTTCCAAACAAAGGAATTGAAAGATTTGCTTTGGAAAGCTGCTAAAGCAAGCACTACAAGGTATTTTGAAGATGCCATAGATGAACTGAAGAAAACCAACCAGCATGCTTATGATTGGTTGAAAGAAAAGAACCCTACTCACTGGTCAATGCCTCATTTCTCAATTAGGAGCCATTCTGACATATTGGTGAATAATCTTTCTAAATTCTTTAACAAG AGGGAAATTTATTCTGACCATGATGGAAACAATAAGGACCAAGATTATGTTGCTTATTGTCAAGAAGAAACTGACAAATGGAAAGGAATGTTGTGTCCAAAGATCAAGAAAAAGCTGGATGTAAATATAAAAGATTCATTGAG GTTTCAGGTTGAATGTGGTCCAGGCAGCCAACATGTGGTGGACTTAGTTGAGAATTCCCACTCTTGCAGGAATTGGGATCTCACTGGCATCCCTTGCATGCATGCAATGGCTATTATTCTTTTAAAAGATGAGTTCCCAGAGACCTATGTACAAACCTGGTACACCAAGCAAACCCAGCTTTAA
- the LOC107890006 gene encoding peroxidase 24 encodes MRVGYTIFILFLSFSLLGFLNVCNAHRLRYNFYKETCPQANWIVKQIITNETRTNPALGAHLIRMQFHDCFVRGCDGSVLLDTVNNGSKVEKDAISNRSLKGFDVIDDIKNAIEKVCPNVVSCADILALAARDAVSAPFKRRLWNVALGRRDGRISLASETNGNIPSPFADFTSLLETFNNKTLDVNDLVVLSGAHTIGVAHCGTFSRRLYNFTGKGDADPTLDPTYADILRKQCPSPANPNTIVEMDPGSSRSFDKHYYHILRQNKGLFISDAALLTNKESESIVIRLQRSRGLFFAAFARSMRKMAAIDVLTGNDGEIRRNCRVVNP; translated from the exons ATGAGGGTTGGATATACCATTTtcattctctttctttctttttctttgctcgGATTTTTAAATGTTTGCAATGCACATAGGTTAAGGTATAACTTTTATAAGGAAACTTGTCCGCAAGCTAATTGGATAGTAAAACAGATTATCACGAATGAAACTCGAACTAATCCAGCTCTGGGCGCTCACCTAATTCGAATGCAATTCCATGATTGCTTTGTTAGg GGTTGCGATGGTTCAGTGTTGTTGGATACAGTTAATAATGGCTCCAAGGTTGAAAAAGACGCGATTTCGAATCGATCTTTGAAGGGTTTCGATGTGATCGATGATATCAAGAATGCTATTGAAAAGGTTTGCCCTAATGTTGTTTCTTGTGCCGATATCCTTGCATTGGCAGCTCGTGATGCTGTTTCTGCACCG TTTAAGAGACGGTTATGGAACGTAGCCCTTGGAAGAAGAGATGGGAGAATTTCACTTGCAAGTGAGACCAATGGAAACATCCCTTCACCTTTTGCAGATTTCACCTCTTTGCTTGAAACTTTTAACAACAAAACCCTTGATGTTAATGATCTTGTAGTTCTTTcag GCGCTCACACCATTGGAGTTGCACACTGTGGAACATTCTCAAGAAGACTCTACAATTTCACCGGCAAAGGTGACGCCGATCCAACCTTAGATCCGACATACGCCGACATCTTGAGGAAACAATGCCCGAGCCCGGCAAATCCGAACACGATAGTGGAAATGGATCCTGGGAGTTCACGATCATTCGACAAACATTACTATCATATCTTACGCCAAAACAAAGGATTGTTCATATCAGATGCAGCACTTCTCACAAACAAGGAATCGGAATCGATTGTGATTCGGTTACAAAGATCAAGAGGCTTGTTTTTCGCTGCATTTGCGAGGTCCATGAGGAAAATGGCCGCCATTGATGTTCTTACTGGAAACGATGGAGAAATCAGGCGAAATTGTCGTGTTGTTAATCCCTGA
- the LOC107888917 gene encoding pentatricopeptide repeat-containing protein At2g36980, mitochondrial has protein sequence MRSNLHQLTTKIVSLSKSGFITTARKLFDEMPHKDSITWNAMLSSYSQLGLHTDALSLFHLMRYTNTKPDHFTFTSTLNACSGLGSFRNGTKVHGLIIAFGYQCYLPVNNSIIDMYGKCLDPYSARKAFEEMGESIRNEVTWCSLLYAYANSGQFNIAFETFYEMPKRVLVAWNIMITGFAQNGEVEMCIQLLKEMRESLCCFPDEWTFSSLMNACTESSDYAYGCTVHGFIIKIGWSSAMEVKNSILSFYAKLCCMDVAIKEFESVGLLSQVSWNAMIDGYIKMGNTIDAFNVFQRAPMKNVISWTSMIAGYARNGEGEQALNLFVQMVRSCICPDEFTFGAILHACSSLAVLGFGKMVHGCVIRYGFQAYVYVGNGLVNMYAKCGDIKRSSYAFNEILEKDLVSWNAMLFGFGMHGLSTQALQIYDEMVAHGMKPDKVSFIGLLMTCSHAGLINKGRLFFDMMSSLYGLTYEIDHVACMVDMLGRAGYLVEAKELSSKYSKKDTVEAKSSSYEALLGACSIHGDVRMGVSVRDDLQHSVDSQKDMGYVLLSNLYCASGQWKEAEIVRKAMVDQGVKKMPGYSWIEVKNKVTVFVAGNISHPYREELYMILNSLDPEMRNPCFSSFEI, from the coding sequence ATGCGTTCAAATTTGCACCAACTGACCACCAAAATCGTGTCTTTGTCAAAGTCCGGCTTTATCACGACCGCTCGCAAACTGTTCGATGAAATGCCTCAcaaagactccatcacttggaatGCAATGCTTTCAAGCTACTCTCAATTGGGTCTTCACACGGATGCACTCTCTCTTTTCCACCTCATGAGATATACCAACACAAAGCCTGACCACTTCACCTTCACATCAACTCTAAATGCTTGTTCGGGCCTTGGCTCGTTTCGTAATGGAACAAAAGTCCACGGATTAATCATTGCTTTCGGGTACCAATGCTATTTACCTGTTAATAATTCTATTATTGATATGTATGGGAAATGCTTAGATCCTTATAGTGCAAGAAAAGCGTTTGAAGAGATGGGTGAAAGTATAAGAAATGAAGTGACTTGGTGTTctcttttatatgcttatgcaAATTCTGGTCAGTTTAATATTGCATTTGAAACCTTTTATGAGATGCCAAAAAGGGTTTTAGTTGCTTGGAACATTATGATTACGGGTTTTGCTCAAAATGGGGAAGTTGAAATGTGTATTCAGTTGCTTAAAGAAATGAGAGAGAGTTTGTGTTGTTTTCCTGATGAGTGGACTTTTAGTTCTCTAATGAATGCGTGTACCGAATCCTCGGATTATGCATATGGGTGTACAGTGCATGGGTTTATTATTAAAATCGGTTGGAGCTCGGCTATGGAAGTAAAGAACTCGATTTTGAGTTTTTATGCTAAACTCTGTTGCATGGATGTTGCTATAAAAGAGTTTGAATCTGTAGGGTTACTCAGTCAAGTGTCTTGGAATGctatgattgatggttatataAAAATGGGGAACACCATTGATGCCTTTAACGTGTTTCAACGTGCACCGATGAAGAACGTGATTTCTTGGACTAGTATGATTGCAGGGTATGCGAGAAATGGGGAAGGAGAACAAGCTCTTAACTTGTTTGTTCAGATGGTAAGAAGTTGTATATGCCCAGATGAGTTCACGTTTGGAGCTATACTTCATGCTTGTTCAAGTTTGGCAGTACTTGGGTTTGGCAAAATGGTCCATGGTTGTGTGATTAGGTATGGCTTTCAAGCCTATGTCTATGTTGGCAATGGCCTGGTTAACATGTATGCTAAATGTGGGGATATCAAAAGGTCAAGCTACGcatttaatgaaattcttgagAAGGATTTGGTCTCTTGGAATGCAATGTTGTTTGGATTTGGAATGCATGGGTTGTCTACTCAAGCATTACAGATCTATGATGAGATGGTGGCACATGGGATGAAACCAGATAAAGTTAGCTTTATAGGCTTGTTAATGACTTGTAGCCATGCAGGCCTTATCAATAAAGGTCGTTTATTTTTTGATATGATGAGCTCTTTGTATGGTCTTACCTATGAGATAGATCATGTAGCATGCATGGTGGATATGCTTGGCCGGGCTGGGTATTTAGTAGAGGCAAAAGAGTTGTCTAGTAAATACTCAAAAAAAGATACTGTTGAGGCTAAGAGCAGCTCATATGAAGCCCTGCTAGGTGCATGTTCCATTCACGGGGATGTCAGAATGGGGGTTAGTGTCCGGGATGATTTACAGCACAGTGTAGACTCTCAAAAagatatgggttatgtgctattGTCGAACTTGTATTGTGCTAGTGGGCAGTGGAAGGAAGCTGAGATTGTGAGGAAAGCAATGGTGGATCAAGGGGTCAAGAAAATGCCTGGTTATAGTTGGATTGAAGTGAAAAATAAGGTGACAGTTTTTGTTGCAGGTAACATTTCACATCCATACAGGGAAGAGCTATATATGATATTAAACTCTCTTGATCCAGAAATGAGAAATCCTTGCTTTTCTAGTTTcgaaatttga
- the LOC107888918 gene encoding bifunctional 3-dehydroquinate dehydratase/shikimate dehydrogenase, chloroplastic, whose translation MDTVNPLLVSSASGLKMDVNGGEMSKNPTLICAPIMADSIDKMVTLMAKAKASTADLVEIRLDSLNNFNPFEDLNVLIKQCPLPTLFTYRPVWEGGQYGGDEKKRLDVLRLAMELGADYIDVELKVAHEFIKSIGGKKPEKFQVIVSSHNYQSTPSVEELGNLVVKIQSTGADIVKIATTAIDITDVARIFQITVHSQVPIIGLVMGERGLISRILCTKFGGYLTFGTLEAGVVSAPGQPTINDLLNLYNFRQLGPDTKVYGIIGKPVGHSKSPVLYNEAFKSAGFNGVFVHLLVDDLEMFLRTYSSTDFAGFSCTIPHKETAVKCCDEVDPVAKSIGAVNCIIRRQSDGKLFGYNTDYIGAISAIEDGLQARYNMSSAAGSPLAGKLFVVIGAGGAGKALAYGAKQKGARVVIANRTYERARELANVIGGDALSLDDLARFHPEDGMILANTTSIGMQPNIDQTPMPKDALKHYSLVFDAVYTPKITRLLREAEETGATIVSGLEMFIGQAYEQFERFTGLPAPKEQFRRTMSKY comes from the exons ATGGATACTGTCAACCCCTTG CTTGTTTCATCAGCTTCTGGTTTGAAAATGGATGTGAATGGAGGTGAAATGAGCAAGAATCCCACACTGATTTGTGCTCCAATAATGGCGGATTCCATTGATAAGATGGTGACTCTCATGGCTAAAGCTAAAGCTTCTACTGCTGATCTTGTGGAAATTAGATTGGATAGTCTCAATAATTTCAACCCTTTTGAAGACCTCAATGTTTTAATCAAACAATGCCCTTTGCCTACACTCTTCACTtacag ACCAGTATGGGAAGGAGGCCAGTATGGTGGTGATGAGAAAAAGAGATTAGATGTTCTTCGATTAGCCATGGAGTTAGGGGCTGATTACATAGATGTTGAGCTTAAG GTTGCTCATGAATTCATAAAATCCATTGGTGGAAAGAAGCCTGAAAAGTTCCAAGTTATAGTTTCTTCTCACAATTATCAGAGCACTCCATCTGTTGAGGAGCTCGGAAACCTTGTTGTGAAAATACAATCAACTGGAGCCGATATAGTGAAGATTGCGACAACGGCCATTGACATCACTGATGTCGCACGAATTTTTCAGATAACCGTGCATTCTCAA GTACCTATAATTGGACTTGTTATGGGCGAAAGGGGGTTGATTTCGCGGATTCTCTGCACAAAATTTGGTGGCTATCTTACTTTCGGAACTCTCGAGGCTGGAGTTGTTTCAGCTCCTGGTCAACCGACTATCAATGATCTATTGAATCTATACAATTTCAGGCAGTTAGGTCCCGATACAAAAGTGTATGGGATTATTGGGAAGCCTGTTGGTCATAGCAAATCACCTGTGCTCTACAATGAAGCATTCAAATCAGCTGGTTTCAATGGGGTCTTTGTTCACTTGTTAGTAGATGACTTAGAAATGTTTCTCCGAACTTACTCATCGACTGATTTTGCTGGATTCAG CTGTACAATTCCTCACAAGGAGACCGCAGTGAAGTGCTGTGACGAGGTAGATCCGGTTGCAAAG TCCATTGGAGCTGTTAATTGCATTATAAGGAGACAGAGTGACGGGAAGTTGTTTGGTTATAACACAGATTATATCGGTGCTATTTCAGCCATTGAGGATGGATTACAAG CTAGATATAACATGAGCAGTGCAGCCGGATCGCCATTAGCCGGTAAGCTGTTCGTGGTTATTGGTGCTGGTGGTGCTGGGAAGGCACTAGCTTACGGTGCAAAACAAAAAGGAGCGAGAGTCGTAATTGCCAATCGAACCTATG AACGAGCTCGAGAGCTTGCCAATGTAATTGGAGGAGATGCTTTGTCTCTTGACGATTTGGCTAGGTTCCATCCGGAGGATGGCATGATTCTTGCCAACACAACATCCATCGGAATGCAACCTAATATCGATCAAACACCGATGCCCAAg GACGCTTTGAAACACTATTCACTGGTTTTCGATGCCGTTTACACCCCTAAAATAACCCGACTCTTGAGAGAAGCCGAGGAAACCGGAGCCACGATTGTTTCTGGGTTGGAGATGTTCATCGGGCAGGCCTACGAACAGTTTGAGCGATTCACCGGTTTGCCAG CACCGAAGGAGCAGTTCCGGAGAACTATGTCAAAGTACTAA